From Vitis vinifera cultivar Pinot Noir 40024 chromosome 5, ASM3070453v1, the proteins below share one genomic window:
- the LOC100251518 gene encoding protein CURLY FLAG LEAF 1, whose protein sequence is MMKEFMQQEIDHMKEENSEKSQQFWRIMEFPELSLAPSPRHGVDKSTNSSSSESEANYPSKKRKFSDHLFNRSDPMIQTSVDLQLKDPLPLDWEQCLDLESGRMYYLNRKTLRKSWNCPKDHNQQKLDLELNISTLSNCPEKCSSFDSQRLQDHSKKHQHCSSSSNMVALACLNCHLLVILSKSSPSCPNCKYVHSLPTQQIPTSKAPPIKSLDTLSLLN, encoded by the exons ATGATGAAGGAGTTCATGCAACAAGAGATTGATCACATGAAGGAAGAGAATTCGGAGAAGAGCCAGCAGTTTTGGAGGATAATGGAATTCCCTGAGCTCTCCTTGGCTCCATCCCCTCGTCACGGGGTTGACAAAAGCACCAATAGCTCATCTTCCGAATCGGAAGCCAATTACCCTTCTAAAAAGAGAAAGTTTTCAGATCATCTGTTCAATAGGAGTGACCCCATGATTCAAACTAGTGTTGATCTTCAACTCAAAGACCCCTTGCCATTGGATTGGGAGCAATGCCTTGATCTTGAA TCAGGGAGAATGTATTATCTCAACAGAAAGACCTTGAGAAAGAGCTGGAACTGCCCAAAGGATCATAATCAGCAGAAGCTAGACCTTGAGCTCAACATCTCAACACTCTCAAATTGTCCTGAAAAATGCAGCAGCTTTGACTCCCAAAGGCTTCAAGATCACTCCAAGAAGCACCAACACTGCTCCTCAAGCAGCAACATGGTGgctttggcatgcttgaattgccATCTCTTAGTCATACTCTCCAAGTCCTCCCCATCTTGCCCCAACTGCAAGTATGTCCACTCCCTCCCTACCCAACAAATCCCAACCTCAAAAGCCCCTCCCATCAAGTCCTTGGACACCCTAAGCCTCTTGAATTAG